From Synoicihabitans lomoniglobus, the proteins below share one genomic window:
- a CDS encoding AMP nucleosidase, with protein MPKPVTSAAASAPPSASPVSTPSPKGLKTRRQIVENWLPRYTGVPLKEFGDHILLTNFQRYVNLFAQWHRVKVKGKDKPMPNATAGNITIINFGMGSATAATVMDLLTAIKPKAVLFLGKCGGLKHRAEIGDLILPIAAIRGEGTSNDYLPPEVPALPAFALQKAISTTIRDSARDYWTGTVYTTNRRVWEHDAKFKKYLRKIRAIAVDMETATIFMTGFYNEITTGALLLVSDQPMIPEGVKTAESDAEVDETYVTDHLKIGIESLNQLINQGLTLKHLKF; from the coding sequence ATGCCGAAACCTGTCACGTCCGCCGCAGCTTCCGCGCCGCCCTCCGCTTCCCCCGTCTCCACGCCTTCGCCCAAGGGCCTGAAAACACGACGTCAGATCGTGGAAAACTGGCTGCCGCGCTACACTGGCGTGCCACTCAAGGAATTCGGCGATCACATCCTGCTGACCAATTTTCAACGTTACGTGAACCTGTTCGCCCAATGGCACCGGGTGAAGGTCAAGGGCAAGGACAAGCCCATGCCCAATGCCACGGCCGGCAACATCACCATCATCAACTTCGGCATGGGCAGTGCCACCGCCGCCACGGTGATGGATTTGCTCACCGCCATCAAACCCAAGGCCGTGCTGTTTCTCGGCAAGTGCGGCGGACTCAAACACCGCGCTGAGATCGGTGACTTGATCCTGCCGATCGCCGCGATTCGGGGCGAGGGCACGAGCAACGACTATCTGCCGCCGGAAGTGCCCGCCCTGCCCGCCTTCGCGCTGCAGAAGGCCATCTCCACGACCATCCGCGACTCCGCCCGCGACTATTGGACCGGCACGGTCTACACCACCAACCGCCGAGTGTGGGAGCACGACGCGAAATTTAAAAAATACCTGCGCAAGATCCGCGCCATCGCGGTCGACATGGAAACCGCGACGATCTTCATGACCGGATTCTACAACGAGATCACCACCGGCGCACTGTTGCTCGTCAGCGATCAACCGATGATCCCCGAAGGGGTCAAAACCGCCGAGAGCGATGCCGAAGTCGACGAAACCTACGTCACCGATCACCTCAAAATCGGTATCGAGTCCCTCAACCAACTGATCAATCAGGGCCTCACGTTGAAGCACCTGAAATTCTAG
- a CDS encoding sensor histidine kinase → MHSSSGSRSFLRFTGVVVLWTLVGLAFASQFYLSSSLVGRSVSWGEAISYSLGDWYVWAVLSLPIVMLARRFPPDESRPWRTGFIHLGAALVISLVYVVLRAWVGQVHGWVIEEPVSFGEVFQPLLVKTYPFNLLIYGVVFAASHALDYYRKYHERTVHALELEKHLAEARLQALLRQLKPHFLFNTLNGIASLMHSDVDAADKMLVRLSELLRLTMNQSGQPLTVLRDEVAFIEKYLDIERIRFRDRFTVTVTVDPDVREWPVPSLVLQPLVENAIRHGVEPQTRDGHIDVIARRAGERLELIVADNGGGMPAGGFSREGIGVGNTRARLQELYGESHEFALTNRPGGGLEVRIVLPPST, encoded by the coding sequence ATGCATTCGTCGAGTGGTTCACGATCCTTCCTTCGTTTCACCGGGGTGGTGGTGTTGTGGACGCTGGTGGGGTTGGCGTTCGCGAGTCAGTTTTATTTGTCGAGTTCGTTGGTCGGTCGCTCGGTGTCGTGGGGGGAGGCGATCAGTTATTCGCTGGGCGACTGGTATGTATGGGCGGTGTTGTCGCTGCCGATTGTGATGTTGGCGCGCCGGTTTCCCCCGGACGAGTCCCGGCCGTGGCGCACGGGTTTTATCCATCTGGGCGCGGCGCTGGTGATTTCACTCGTTTACGTCGTGCTGCGGGCGTGGGTGGGGCAGGTGCACGGTTGGGTGATTGAGGAGCCGGTGAGTTTTGGAGAGGTGTTTCAACCGCTGCTGGTAAAGACGTATCCATTTAACCTGTTGATTTACGGCGTGGTGTTCGCGGCCAGTCACGCGCTCGATTACTACCGCAAATATCACGAGCGCACGGTGCATGCGTTGGAGTTGGAAAAGCATCTGGCCGAGGCGCGCTTGCAGGCGTTGTTGCGACAGCTCAAGCCACACTTCTTGTTCAATACGCTCAACGGCATCGCCTCGCTCATGCACAGCGATGTGGATGCGGCGGACAAGATGTTGGTGCGGTTGAGCGAACTGCTGCGGCTGACCATGAACCAGTCGGGGCAGCCGCTCACGGTGCTGCGGGACGAAGTTGCCTTCATCGAAAAGTATTTGGACATCGAGCGTATCCGGTTTCGCGATCGATTCACCGTGACGGTGACGGTCGATCCGGACGTGCGCGAATGGCCGGTGCCGAGTCTGGTGCTGCAGCCGCTGGTGGAAAATGCCATCCGCCACGGGGTGGAGCCGCAGACGCGGGACGGTCACATCGATGTGATTGCACGGCGCGCGGGTGAGCGATTGGAACTCATCGTGGCCGACAATGGCGGTGGCATGCCCGCCGGTGGGTTCTCGCGCGAAGGTATCGGAGTGGGCAATACCCGCGCGCGTTTGCAGGAACTCTACGGCGAGAGCCATGAGTTTGCATTGACCAATCGGCCTGGTGGCGGCTTGGAAGTGCGGATCGTATTACCCCCTTCGACATGA
- a CDS encoding CRTAC1 family protein encodes MPSLLPVVGLLVGAAVVLGLAFAWWFPAPDLNQVGPTTRFTDVTAAAGLTFTHRHGSGHSPTTLGGGVAAFDYDQDGWTDLLFVNGSPWPWSNNAWQSPGTSALYHNNGDGSFTDVTAAAGLDFLANGMSPAIGDYDADGWPDIFITAIGENRLFRNHGDGTFHETTNVAGVAGENNTWSTAAVWLDFDHDGQLDLIVAHYARWPGELGLAAAFSVAQVGRSYGAPVGFVGVDPTVYRNLGDGRFGVVRDPIGLRHLDVNTGRPTAKTLALRTLDANNDGHLDLHFTYHTAPDAWFLAEPDGTFTPWNPTSEPRREGLAATITAPGALPLASLSDDTFLQLAPAPEIILPPSLDLTAKLGGRLLDTDNDGYTEFFAAGGLAEHDTNIFPDDYEPGRFAHAPQLWWREQSSWTPAAQMPSLTARGMATLDFDGDGDLDIAIAQNAGPAKLLRNDQRMSLPWLALKLIATRSHPDASGARIELHTPRRIFVRTVAPATSYMAQSESTVRFGLGTDSRIRRIVIRWPSGQRQELKSAELNTTLTVREP; translated from the coding sequence TTGCCTTCGCTACTCCCCGTAGTGGGGCTGCTGGTCGGTGCCGCCGTGGTGCTGGGTCTGGCGTTCGCGTGGTGGTTTCCGGCTCCGGACCTGAACCAGGTCGGCCCGACCACGCGGTTCACCGACGTCACCGCCGCTGCCGGCCTCACCTTCACTCATCGCCACGGCTCCGGCCATTCCCCCACCACCCTCGGCGGTGGCGTGGCCGCGTTCGACTACGACCAGGATGGCTGGACCGACCTGCTCTTTGTCAATGGGTCCCCGTGGCCGTGGTCCAACAATGCCTGGCAATCTCCCGGCACCAGCGCCCTGTATCATAATAACGGCGACGGTTCCTTCACCGACGTCACCGCCGCCGCCGGGCTCGATTTTTTGGCCAACGGCATGAGTCCCGCCATCGGCGACTACGATGCGGACGGCTGGCCCGACATCTTCATCACCGCCATCGGTGAAAACCGCCTCTTCCGCAATCACGGCGACGGCACATTTCATGAGACGACCAACGTCGCCGGCGTGGCCGGGGAAAACAACACGTGGAGCACCGCCGCCGTCTGGCTCGATTTCGATCACGACGGACAGCTCGACCTCATCGTCGCGCACTACGCACGCTGGCCGGGTGAACTCGGCCTGGCCGCCGCGTTTTCCGTGGCTCAAGTCGGTCGTTCCTACGGCGCCCCCGTCGGTTTCGTCGGCGTCGATCCCACCGTGTATCGCAACTTGGGCGACGGTCGGTTTGGCGTCGTGCGCGATCCGATCGGACTCCGGCACCTCGACGTCAATACCGGGCGCCCCACCGCCAAAACTCTGGCGCTGCGCACGCTCGACGCCAACAACGACGGCCACCTCGACCTGCACTTCACCTATCACACCGCGCCCGACGCCTGGTTCCTCGCCGAACCGGACGGAACCTTCACCCCGTGGAACCCGACCAGCGAACCCCGCCGCGAGGGTCTGGCCGCCACCATCACCGCCCCCGGTGCTCTCCCCTTGGCCAGCTTGAGCGATGATACCTTCCTCCAACTCGCGCCCGCTCCCGAAATAATCCTCCCTCCCTCGCTGGATCTTACGGCCAAACTCGGCGGCAGGCTACTCGACACCGACAACGACGGATACACCGAGTTTTTCGCCGCCGGCGGCCTGGCCGAACACGACACCAACATCTTTCCCGACGACTACGAGCCCGGCCGTTTCGCGCACGCGCCACAACTGTGGTGGCGCGAACAATCCTCGTGGACGCCTGCCGCGCAGATGCCGTCCCTTACCGCCCGCGGCATGGCCACCCTCGACTTCGATGGCGACGGTGATCTCGACATCGCCATCGCGCAAAATGCCGGTCCCGCCAAACTCCTGCGCAACGACCAACGCATGTCGCTTCCGTGGTTGGCCCTCAAACTCATCGCCACCCGTTCCCATCCCGATGCGTCCGGTGCCCGCATTGAGTTGCACACGCCCCGACGCATTTTTGTGCGCACGGTGGCTCCCGCCACGAGCTACATGGCGCAATCCGAGTCGACGGTGCGCTTCGGGCTCGGCACCGATTCCCGCATCAGACGCATCGTCATTCGCTGGCCTTCGGGTCAACGGCAGGAACTCAAGTCCGCCGAACTGAATACCACCCTCACCGTCCGGGAGCCTTAA
- a CDS encoding heavy metal translocating P-type ATPase, translating into MNETAADPGLQADERLVARGWLRIGIGMAVAGQAMVFGLAVNVTPADGVGYWVVHGGSMAAALGVLVFLGGDLGRGAMAALRQRKISIDLLFLVTLTGAFAGSLVSTFTRTGAIYYEVVAVLIAVHTVGKMIAARSRLTALSAVDRTRREFAQVRVRGREGESIQKTVTEVTTDDRVLVAPGEAIGVDGTIVDGRSYVTETSMTGEWRPVSRGPGDAVLAGTHAVDGDLEIAPLAGPRRLDTILSAVEQARLAPSQLQAQADRLMRWFLPVVMGVSVATFAFWIARSPWHEALFHAMAVLLVACPCAMGLATPIAVWSGLAQLAKLGMVAGTGDILDALSRADTLCIDKTGTLSESAMVVTAWHTAPAWRAREPWLRAAVLAAESDLQHPVAQALTRECNHNGYTRGAAAERRVEAGAGVVVTVEGREVRVGEWALHGFTDEVSADPGKRVYVSVDGRLAAWIELGERWREGMNEALTELAALGVAVEVLTGDAHPPAGLTVPVKSGLTPAEKTARVRELIAGGRTVVLVGDGVNDAGAMSIAAGSIAIRGGADLVRASAMATMLGDDLRVLPQAVRLSRAVRRGIHGNLRFAASYNAGGMMLAAAGWLHPVVAALLMVGSSLAVGVRSLRGVARAAATFKAPGR; encoded by the coding sequence ATGAACGAAACCGCCGCCGATCCCGGCCTGCAGGCGGACGAGCGGCTCGTGGCGCGTGGCTGGTTGCGTATCGGCATTGGCATGGCGGTGGCCGGGCAGGCGATGGTGTTTGGGCTCGCGGTCAATGTCACTCCGGCCGACGGCGTCGGTTATTGGGTGGTGCACGGCGGCTCCATGGCGGCGGCGCTGGGCGTGCTCGTATTTCTCGGCGGCGACCTCGGGCGCGGAGCGATGGCGGCGCTGCGGCAGCGAAAAATCAGCATTGATCTCCTGTTTCTGGTTACGCTCACCGGCGCGTTCGCCGGATCGCTCGTGAGCACGTTCACGCGCACCGGGGCGATTTATTATGAAGTCGTCGCTGTGCTCATCGCGGTGCACACGGTCGGCAAAATGATCGCCGCGCGGAGTCGGCTCACAGCCCTGTCGGCGGTCGATCGCACGCGCCGGGAGTTCGCCCAGGTGCGCGTTCGAGGGCGCGAGGGAGAAAGTATTCAAAAAACCGTTACCGAGGTGACGACGGACGACCGGGTGTTGGTTGCGCCCGGTGAAGCCATCGGTGTTGATGGCACCATTGTGGATGGCCGCAGCTATGTGACGGAAACCTCGATGACGGGCGAATGGCGGCCGGTTTCGCGGGGACCAGGCGATGCCGTGTTGGCCGGCACGCACGCCGTCGATGGAGATCTGGAAATCGCGCCATTGGCCGGGCCGCGTCGGTTGGATACGATCCTGAGCGCAGTCGAACAGGCGCGGTTGGCCCCGAGTCAGTTGCAGGCGCAGGCCGATCGCTTGATGCGTTGGTTTCTGCCCGTCGTCATGGGCGTGAGTGTTGCGACCTTTGCGTTCTGGATCGCGCGCAGTCCATGGCATGAAGCGCTGTTTCATGCCATGGCCGTCCTGCTGGTGGCGTGTCCCTGCGCGATGGGTCTGGCCACACCGATCGCGGTCTGGAGCGGATTGGCCCAGCTGGCCAAGCTCGGCATGGTTGCCGGCACTGGGGACATCCTCGACGCGCTGAGTCGGGCCGACACGCTGTGTATCGATAAAACCGGGACGCTATCGGAGTCCGCCATGGTCGTCACGGCCTGGCACACCGCACCCGCCTGGCGAGCGCGGGAACCCTGGCTGCGCGCCGCGGTCCTCGCCGCCGAGTCCGACCTGCAACATCCCGTCGCCCAGGCACTAACTCGCGAGTGTAACCATAATGGTTACACTCGCGGAGCGGCCGCGGAGCGGCGCGTGGAGGCGGGAGCGGGCGTGGTGGTGACGGTGGAGGGGCGGGAGGTTCGCGTCGGGGAGTGGGCGTTGCACGGCTTTACGGACGAAGTGTCGGCTGATCCCGGGAAGCGTGTGTATGTCTCGGTCGACGGCCGGCTGGCTGCGTGGATCGAACTGGGCGAACGTTGGCGCGAGGGAATGAACGAGGCGTTGACGGAGCTGGCGGCTCTGGGCGTCGCGGTCGAAGTGTTGACCGGAGACGCCCATCCGCCGGCGGGATTGACGGTGCCGGTGAAGTCGGGACTGACGCCGGCCGAGAAAACGGCGCGGGTGCGGGAGTTGATCGCTGGCGGACGCACCGTGGTGCTGGTGGGCGACGGCGTGAACGATGCCGGCGCAATGTCGATCGCGGCGGGTTCGATCGCGATTCGCGGCGGCGCGGATCTGGTGCGGGCGTCGGCCATGGCGACAATGCTGGGCGATGACCTGCGGGTGTTGCCGCAGGCGGTGCGTTTGTCGCGAGCGGTGCGACGGGGCATTCATGGCAATCTGCGCTTCGCGGCGAGTTACAATGCCGGGGGCATGATGCTCGCCGCCGCCGGATGGCTGCATCCCGTGGTGGCGGCGCTGCTCATGGTGGGATCGAGTCTGGCGGTGGGCGTGCGGTCGTTGCGCGGGGTCGCGCGTGCTGCCGCGACGTTTAAGGCTCCCGGACGGTGA
- a CDS encoding SCO family protein, which produces MTALLAVALTVGCRPATKEDAKLEVPGRPVTGQIIKVDAERGTLLVDHDEIPDYMPAMVMEFHAGPGDLANAVAGERIRARLIEDTDGTFRLAHIWKVDALAASQVTAAAAALREDTTIRGRNAYRSVGENLPDFALYDQTGAVVDVSRFRGKKVLLNFIYTRCPIATMCPAATINMMAVQSAVAEAGKSDRLELISITFDPEFDTPGVLRDYAEVRGIDTTNFSFLTGPESAIKDLLRQLGVLAEVEGPLISHTLATLLIDEKGRIIDRADGSQWDVTQFVRKIVR; this is translated from the coding sequence GTGACCGCCCTGCTGGCGGTTGCATTGACCGTCGGATGTCGGCCCGCCACCAAGGAAGACGCCAAACTCGAGGTGCCCGGACGCCCGGTCACGGGGCAGATTATCAAGGTCGATGCCGAACGTGGCACGCTGCTGGTCGACCACGACGAGATCCCCGACTACATGCCCGCCATGGTCATGGAATTCCACGCCGGCCCCGGTGATCTCGCCAACGCCGTCGCCGGCGAACGCATCCGCGCTCGTCTCATCGAGGACACCGACGGCACGTTTCGCCTCGCTCACATTTGGAAAGTCGACGCGCTGGCCGCATCACAAGTGACCGCCGCCGCCGCCGCGTTGCGCGAGGACACCACCATTCGTGGTCGCAACGCCTACCGCTCCGTTGGTGAAAACCTGCCCGATTTTGCCCTCTACGATCAAACTGGCGCGGTCGTCGATGTCTCCCGCTTTCGCGGTAAAAAGGTGCTGCTCAACTTCATCTACACCCGCTGCCCGATCGCCACCATGTGTCCCGCCGCCACCATCAACATGATGGCCGTGCAATCCGCCGTGGCCGAAGCCGGCAAGAGCGACCGGCTCGAGTTGATCTCCATCACCTTCGACCCCGAGTTCGACACGCCAGGCGTGTTGCGCGATTACGCCGAGGTTCGGGGCATCGATACGACCAACTTCAGTTTTCTCACCGGTCCGGAGAGCGCGATCAAAGACCTGCTCCGTCAACTGGGCGTGCTGGCCGAGGTGGAAGGTCCGCTGATTTCGCACACGCTCGCGACGCTGCTCATCGATGAAAAAGGCCGCATCATCGATCGCGCGGACGGCAGCCAATGGGACGTCACGCAATTCGTCCGCAAGATCGTGCGATGA
- a CDS encoding SMP-30/gluconolactonase/LRE family protein, whose amino-acid sequence MRRLVLPLLLASLTFTARADIRTLDVGRNPESVTRGFGGDYFVTIMGERGSHPDAATDGEIRRVSPSGRVRVFSRGGLAEPKGIVFTGEALVTADGKNVWKIAADGSKTLLAGLDQFPEPPVYLNDVANDPRGEGVYVTDMNNSGELFATGSFAPLDDAGILARKPHGRVYHIAWNGTVTLALGDSPLMRYPNGVFVEPDGRILATSFWLGHVVAGYPGEAPQVIATGYRSGDGVEIDDHGNLYVLEVLSGKIWQLPPHGRAPRLLHTAQSAADHYLDRDSNTLVVPDSKAGQLVFIDL is encoded by the coding sequence ATGCGTCGCCTCGTCCTACCCCTCCTGCTCGCCTCGCTCACCTTCACCGCTCGGGCCGATATCCGCACGTTGGACGTCGGGCGCAATCCCGAGAGCGTTACGCGCGGCTTCGGCGGCGACTACTTCGTCACCATCATGGGTGAGCGCGGCTCCCATCCCGATGCCGCCACCGACGGCGAGATCCGCCGGGTCTCTCCCTCCGGACGAGTCCGCGTGTTTTCGCGCGGCGGACTCGCCGAACCCAAGGGCATTGTGTTCACCGGCGAAGCGCTCGTCACCGCCGACGGTAAAAACGTGTGGAAGATCGCCGCCGACGGCTCCAAGACCCTGCTCGCCGGTCTGGATCAGTTTCCCGAGCCTCCGGTTTATCTCAACGACGTCGCCAACGACCCCCGCGGCGAAGGCGTTTACGTGACCGACATGAACAACAGTGGTGAACTCTTCGCCACCGGCAGCTTTGCACCGCTCGACGATGCCGGAATTCTGGCGCGCAAACCTCATGGCCGGGTCTACCACATCGCCTGGAACGGCACCGTGACCCTCGCGCTCGGCGACTCTCCGCTCATGCGTTACCCCAACGGTGTGTTCGTCGAACCCGACGGCCGTATCCTCGCAACTTCGTTTTGGTTGGGCCACGTGGTCGCCGGGTATCCGGGCGAAGCCCCACAGGTGATCGCCACCGGCTACCGCTCGGGCGACGGCGTCGAGATCGACGACCACGGCAATCTCTACGTGCTCGAGGTCCTCTCCGGAAAAATCTGGCAACTCCCGCCCCATGGTCGCGCGCCCCGTCTCCTGCACACCGCCCAGTCCGCCGCCGACCACTACCTCGATCGCGACTCCAACACCCTGGTGGTGCCCGACAGCAAAGCCGGACAGTTGGTCTTTATCGATCTTTAG
- a CDS encoding DUF3224 domain-containing protein: MSATAHGSFDVNLTPAAPAAGEPAEIARLVLDKTFSGDLTGTSQGQMLAIRTATEGSAGYVAMEIVTAELAGKSGTFALQHTGTINRGAASLSVTVVPDSATGELTGLSGTMNIDITAEGHRYTFDYTLPASS; the protein is encoded by the coding sequence ATGTCCGCTACTGCTCACGGTTCGTTCGACGTCAATTTAACGCCTGCTGCGCCCGCCGCCGGTGAGCCCGCCGAGATCGCCCGCCTCGTCCTCGACAAAACATTTTCAGGTGACCTGACCGGCACCAGCCAAGGCCAAATGCTGGCAATTCGCACCGCCACCGAGGGTTCCGCCGGTTACGTCGCGATGGAAATCGTCACCGCTGAACTCGCCGGGAAATCCGGCACCTTTGCCCTGCAACACACCGGCACAATAAACCGCGGCGCGGCCTCGCTCAGCGTCACGGTGGTGCCCGACTCCGCGACCGGCGAGCTCACCGGCTTGTCCGGCACCATGAACATTGACATCACGGCGGAGGGACATCGCTACACCTTCGATTACACGTTGCCCGCGAGCTCGTAA
- a CDS encoding LytR/AlgR family response regulator transcription factor: MKSMRTLIVDDEPLARERLRRLCDAESMVEIVGECGSGAEALSQLHAGGVDLLFLDVEMPGATGLEVLAELPAADRPAVIFATAHDQFALEAFDQEAVDYLLKPFDRERFQQALRRAETFLQARHGAETEEKLEALLAKVAQQEIRPDRLTFKVDGKVVFLRPAEIAWVEAADNYVVLHLESGPRHMVRDTMTAVERRLGVKQFVRVNRSALVQLDQIKELQPGAHGDYTILLRDGARLPLSRSLRGKLNTLFGPTSD; encoded by the coding sequence ATGAAATCGATGCGAACTCTGATCGTTGATGATGAACCGCTGGCGCGCGAACGGCTCCGACGTCTGTGTGACGCGGAGTCGATGGTGGAAATTGTGGGCGAGTGCGGCAGCGGCGCGGAGGCGTTGTCGCAGCTGCATGCCGGAGGCGTGGATCTGTTGTTTTTGGATGTGGAAATGCCGGGCGCCACCGGGCTGGAAGTGTTGGCGGAACTTCCGGCCGCGGATCGTCCCGCGGTCATCTTTGCCACGGCCCATGATCAGTTCGCGCTTGAGGCGTTTGATCAGGAGGCGGTGGATTATTTGCTGAAGCCGTTTGATCGGGAACGGTTCCAGCAGGCACTGCGCCGGGCGGAAACCTTCCTGCAGGCCCGCCACGGCGCGGAGACGGAAGAGAAGCTGGAAGCGCTACTCGCCAAGGTCGCCCAGCAGGAAATTCGTCCGGATCGCCTCACGTTCAAGGTCGACGGCAAGGTGGTGTTTTTGCGTCCGGCGGAAATCGCCTGGGTCGAGGCGGCGGACAACTATGTGGTATTGCACCTCGAGTCGGGCCCGCGCCACATGGTGCGGGATACGATGACGGCGGTGGAGCGTCGGCTCGGGGTGAAACAATTCGTGCGCGTCAACCGCTCGGCGCTCGTGCAACTGGACCAGATCAAAGAACTGCAACCAGGCGCGCATGGTGATTACACGATTCTGCTGCGAGACGGGGCCCGCCTGCCGCTGAGTCGTAGTTTGCGGGGCAAACTCAACACGTTGTTCGGTCCGACGAGCGACTAA